Genomic segment of Ammospiza nelsoni isolate bAmmNel1 chromosome 2, bAmmNel1.pri, whole genome shotgun sequence:
CCAAAACAAGACAACTCTACAAGTGGCAATTCCAGTCTGGTTGCATTTGCCTTATGATCAGAAGCATGTGATGACTGCTTGAGCAAATGAGTGCACTTATGCCTGTCATCACCTATTCCTCCTGATGGTGTGGGAacctctttaattttttttttttgtattaattaTGCTTTGCCCTCGTGAGGAGATTGTAAGAGCACAGAAAAGACTTATCACTGTCTCGTTTAGCTTTTCTCCCTGTGATATTGTTTTAACAGTCAGGTTGGTGTTTTTCTGAATTATTACAGGAAAAAGAGTGTCTGgctacttttttaaaatagcGTGCTTTGTATTTTGATTAATTCCTTCACTGATACCTTAAATGTTTCTACTTGTAAAGTGAAGCTGCCTTACAATTGTGAGTTTGCGCACCTGGGGCCCTTAGTGTGGAGCACAGTGAGACTACTGCCTTTAATAAATAACTCTGACCGGCAGATACTTTATAAAGGCATTTTCGGGCTTAACAGTGCAGGGCATTCTAGAGCAAGTAGAAGTTATCATTTCCACGGGAACGCTCTCAGACGGCGCACGGTAGTGATCGGTGGGAGATGGCTTCAGTGAGCCTTTCCGGCCCTGGTTGGGCTGTGGGCACAGTTTTTCCCGCTGCCGGCTGTCCCGTTGTTCCCGCTGTCCCCATTCCCGCACCATCCCGCAGCTCCGGCCGGAGCGACTCCTCCCGTTCCCGTCGGGGCGTGGCCCTGCCCGGTGGGCGGGCCCTGCTCACGTGGTGCCGGTCCCGCCCCCGGCCTGGCCGCCATGTTCGTTCCTTCCGCAGCGCCCGGTGGCGGTGGCGCAGCCGGGGACTGGGACCGGCGGGAGGAGCGGCGGCAATTCCCTTCCCGCGGGCAGGGATCGGCTTCCCCAGCGCGCTCGGGAGCGGCGGCAGTTCCCTTCCCGCGGCCTGGAGCCGAGTCAGGTtgtgttattttcctttcccttgttGGCGCGTTCCCCGCCGCTGCCCGGGATCCCAGGCGCGCTCCCCGGTGTTCCCTGGCGGCAGCGGGAGGGcagccccggccgggcccgcggTGGGAGGGCGCCCCGGGCGCTCCCCAGAGCCGGTGCGGGTGGCGGGGAATGTGGCGTGATCCGGCATCCCGTGACTCCGGGGCAGGCGGCGGCTCCTTTGGGAAGCGGCTCCAGCTGGCCTGTGGCCGGTCACCGACCCCGGAGCGCTTCCTCCCGTCTGAGAGACGTCGCTGATCTGTCAGGCTGAAACTCGGCTTCGTACCTGTGTGCTCAGCACGGTTCGGACTGGGAACAGAAGAAGTATTGAAGCtccttttatcttcttttcctcGCTGCTGTGGGCTTGGAGCgggcagcccagggaggtgatggagtcaccgtccctggaggtgtttgaggAAAGGCTGGACGTGGCACTCAGTCCGCGGGCTGCTTCGCAGGGAGTGTTCGGCCATAGGTTGGTCTCGGTGATCgcagaggtcttttccaacccaatgGAGTCTGTGTGGAGAGCGGCCGCCTGCCCAGCGCGCCCTTGGGTTTCACTTCTTCTTTGAAGCAGTGGCTCGGCTCAGCCGCTCTGCGGGGCCGGGGGATTCCCGGTGGCGGCAGGTGCCTCTGCGGGATCAGGTGTGGGCAGGGGCGGCTGAGGGAGTTCCCGGTGGCGGCAGGTGGCTCTGCGGGTTCAGGTGTGTGCACGGGTGGCCGGGGCAGTTCCAGGTGTGGGCGGGAATGGCCGGGACAGTTCCGGTGTGGGCAGGTGCCTCTGCGGGCCCCGGTGTGGGCAGGGGTGGCCGGGAGAGTTCCCCGTGTGGGCAGGTGGCTCTGCGGGCCCCGGTGTGGGCAGGGATAGGGatgggccagggctgggaatcGCCCACGTCTGCGTGGTTATTGGGCTGCTCTCGGTATAAGTAAATCCGTGTTACAGGTAACTTGTTCAAAACAATTTAGTGGCTAACAGGATAGTGCAAgagaaatagttttaaaaacctCCATTAGTGCCTTCATAGCAAGGTTACCTATAACTAGATCCATGGAGAGCATTTAAGTTTTATTAACTTGGGTGGGAAGCTAATAAAAGTTAAGTGGGAAGTTAAGTAGAGAACGTCTTGGCTAAGTTTTGTTCAGGAACTGAAATGCTTGTCTGCAGATAGCCCTCATGCAGCCTCCCATCCCTACatgttgttttccttcttgtcCATAATAATTTACAGCTACACTAAATAAGCATGTGGGTTTTATTTGTCTTTACTTTCAACATGTTGTGCAACACTGAAGTTGTCAGTGCTAGCTTTTTTTAGAGCAAGGGTGGCTATGTGTGACTGGGTTTTtttcggggttttttttttgtttgtttattcaaAGTGTTTTTCCATTACTCTTAGTAGCTTTGAAGGTAACAAGCTGTAATGGCAGACTGGAGGGAGAGCACACATTcccaaaataaatccaaaacatttttttcttagcaCTTTTATTTTCAGGGAAACCTAATCAAAGGATGATACAGCTCTATCTGTGTTTCATACCAGCTTCAAATTTATAATGAACAGTTACTTTACTCTGTCTCCATTCAGATTGTATGGAGCTGTCTTTGCTGTCTTAATCTTAGTAAAGCCTTTTCCATAAAGTTAAAAAGAGACAGTgggtattaaaaaaaaccaaaataaaacaaacaaaaaaacccccaacaaaccaaaacacctGCTCTAGCAGTTCTTGTTTCATTGTTTTACTTTTGAGTGCTCAAACACCATCAGTTTCCTTAAATTGAAAATATGTGTAAGAAAAGAATTGCAGAGGGTCAAATAAGATATTTAGATTTCaagctttgttttattttgtgtcaaTTTGGTAATAAATTATGGGACACAGATCTTCCAGCTCCTTAGGTTTGGAATTTTACATAAATGTTTCACAATGGATAAAAACTTCCCAGCAAAAAGACTTGTAAGAAGTCCTTAGCgtttgttgtttattttattttttaatagtgtTCGTTCTCccctgtgttttgtttttgttttccttctgagcAGACAGGTGTGTTGGCCTGGTACAGTGTAACCCACTTAATGCCTTAGGGATGGGCTTTTGTCACAAGAGCTACACTGGGAGGAATATGAATGTACAAGGTAGCCTTGAACCAATAGAGGCTGCTATTACTAAGATTCcctgaaggaaaagggaaactAATGCAAGGGAGAAGGATGAGCACATTTGGGCAGAAATAATTGCTGGATAAGTTTTTGAAAGAGTGGAAGCAGTAATAGAGAAGTAGGTTGCAAGGAGAATGTCAAATAGCCCTGGCATTGTTAGCAGTGTTggaccaggagcagcagcactgaagggTGTTTTGAAGTTGGCTGAAAGTAATAGAATATTTAAGATGGAACATATTTAACTGTGAACTGCTGAGAAATGTCAACTGATTAAATTGGAATAAATAAGTTTGCTCATTTTACTTGAATTTGGGGAATGAGGTTGGAGGTGAAGGTTAGGCTTATGCAAGATTAAACTGGGAGAGATTTTGCTAATTGACTTTGTGTCTAGCTAGAAGTTAGAATAAATGAAGAGATTCTGGCAGTACGTGCTGAAATGATTTAATGATCCAAGGGTTATGTGAACTTCAGGATTCCTTCCTTTGGCCACTGGGTCTTTCATAGTCCTGGGTCATGCCAGGCAACTGTTTGAACTAGAATCCTGAGCTTCAAAGGAGTCAAAACCTTACAAAGAAACCCccaaataaaaccttttttgaTATCTGAATGAGTGGCAGTAGCTGAATGACAGTTCATTTTGGGTTGGGTTCATATAAGAAATTACAAGTAAATTCTAGTGATTTTAGTGGTGTTAGATCAAGACTGCTTAGAACAAGAGGCAATTTCAGATagtctgtgttttcttttggaTAGATGTTTAATAATTTGCTGACAAGTTATCTTCATAGTGCAGTGGTGAAATCAGAGATACAGGAAGGAAGACTGGTGAGGAGATGAGGACTTTGGTCGGGCTGGCTCTGAGGCAGCTGATGAGTGGCTGTCAGCAAAGGGGAGTTCCTGATCCACGGCTCTTACGTCAATGCCCCGTGGAGGGGAGGGTCGGGTTGGAGGCTGATTAATGTCTCTGCTTGTAGCACATTCGAAAGTACAAAGCCTCTGGCCTCTTGCCTTCATATCTGgttgttttcctttgaattGAGAAAGTCTTTCAAAGTCAAACATGTCTGTGGCCTCTTATGCACTAAAAAAGTATTCTTCTGCCACTTAATTGACCAGGGTATAAACCACTACCTCCCAAATCAAAGAACAAGGATTGACTAAGGggagaaaagtgagaaaacatGATACTGTCctttcttttcagatttttggAAACTTGCAGATCTGCTATAGGCAACAAGTTTTACCACTGTAGTGATTGAGGGCTGAGAAATGTAAATCTTCCACAAACAGTAAGTGTTGAAAACTATGTAGTTTTGGATtctgccctttctgctgctaCTCTTGTAGTTCTTGGGACTTCTTTTCAGACCTTTCACAGAGAAGCAATTAATGTCATTCTTTGATGGGCTGCTTTAACTAACAAACTATGTTTTCTATGCTAGTCTGGCTATTATTGTCAAatgctttgtttctgtgaaaaaacccaactacTAATGAGGGAGGGAGTTTACATTTCCACTGAAAGGCAAGTGTTTTTTCAGTCAAAATGCTTGCAGTGGTGTGCCTTTTTAAACTTCTAATCTGATACCAGTGGCTTAACAAAATATGGTGGcttagtaaaaaaaataaaattgtgaatAAGCTTCAAAACTGAAACGGATGTGCTTATATGTGTAAATTTGAGGATAGGAAGTTGTGAAACATGGTCAGTGTTATGCTCATAGAACTGCTAATTCTGCTTGTCCATAACTTAAGTGTCTTTTTCTTAAGTCAAAGATGGCCCTTTTTGGCTGATGGCACATTAGGTTGTAAGTAAACATGATTACTTAcatgatgggaacaaacttgagtctattttatatttaacaGCATTAGTTAAAGGACAGTGTACCACATATCCTCAAGAAAACCTTTAGGTTTAGTCTTGGTTTTGTATAGTAGGTGATTCATCAAGTGAAAACTGAATGACAGTGATAACCGAAACAAATTTTCTTGCCTATTTCCAAGTTAGAAAGTAAATACAAGTGGAAAAGCAATTGTCTGGAAATTAGAAGTGTCCCTTACATCTGTTTCTTCAAAAATGCTGAGGCAGTTCAGTGGTGGTGTTACAATAGATCCAGGGTTTGGTGCCCTATTAAAAACGGGGAGATTTCAGTTGCtatgtgtttttttgtttggatttttaatGGTGTGCTGCAGAGGCTGGTATCAGCATGggaaaaataaactaaatagGTCCAATTGCCTTGGTTTGCTTAATAGTTTACATGGGGTTTGCAGCTTGCTGACATTACAGAGGCAGTGCAGTTACTGTGTTGGCCAGCACTGCTTTTCCAAAGAACTTGGGTTCAGCATTTGTCTTCAGCCCTCAGTACACTGGTGTGAGTGGGTCCTCCTTAAtctatgaaattatttttatagtaaAAAAAGGACAAATTCTTAGACTTGGGTTCACATGTTGCTACAATAGTTTTCCAGACCAAGagtcttgcttttctttgagtGCTGCCTCAGTACCTATAAGAGAGGTATTTGTACTCAAAGACAGATATTAAGCTGGAAGTAACACAATCTAGATGGATAGACTGGACAAGGCAGTGGTATTTTGTTAACCTTTGCAGGACTGCATTTTGTAATGCAAACTGATTTTTCTGAGGTTGCTTAGCTGTTTGTCTTTTGTTGTGACAGCAAATATTTGGACTGATAGTGGAAATATTTGACTTGCAATTAATTTTACTGTTTAAAAGGGACATCCTTaaaggcaaaaattaatttactgttTTGTGTTATGGTATATGATCATATCATAAATTACATTTAGTAGAAAATGTTCCCTGCTTTTAACAGAAATATTGAAGTCAGTGATTAAGCACTGTAATCCTTTTTAGTTAGGGGAAGCAATTCAGAAATGGTTATCAAAATGAACCAGAGTGAGGCTGCTTTTTATTTGCTCTGACTTTTTTTGAATATTGACATGATTGAAGAAGATGAGGAAGATTATTGTTCTTACAGGCCCTTTGTCTACTAGGTTGAGATTACTTTTACATTGACTAATTGTTAAGAAATAACTATAACAAACAGTTACATCTAATTCTATACTGTTTTGTGATTCCTAATGCTGGGTAAAACAATCAGATGCACATTAGGAATtaagcttttgttttgttttcagatgaTGAATGAtgatttaaactgaaaaattgACATAGTAAATTTTCAGAAACATCATATTGTATGTTAACCAACTCTTCCAAAACCACTGTCAAAATGCACATTATACAGATAAATTGTATAATAGGAGAAATAATATTAATTCTTGTAGTGTTTTAAGTATTTTATCATTGTATTATTTATTGGAGTGTTAAGGCTTCATAACTttagaaaaaacaatttaaaaaattgagttttttaaaaatcttaactTATTTAAAATCACAACtagaaaataaatgcagcagtttactgttttgaaaaatacagCTGATTCAGCAGATACTCTGAATCGCTTTATCAGTTGTGGCTGCAGATGAGTCCCTTATACAATAATAAAACTGTAAATGTATTAAGTCTTACATGCtttcaaacaaaaatacttATTAATACTTTCAAACATGCTTCTTTGGTGCTTCAGATACAGCTTGTGAGCATCTATTTAAATTATTCAATGTATATTCCATTATTTTGGATTAAAAACTTTACAGAAACTTAATTGCAGCCTAGCATGGCAGCCGTGGAAACTGAATGTACTGAAAAGCAACATTGCTTACAACATCACTGAAGACTCTTTCTGTAGCTTTTGTGTGAAAGGACCAGTTTGGTCCACTTTTAATAGTTTGTGGTTGGTCTGTAATTGTCTGCCCAGTAAAACTAATTTTATGGTCATCAGTCTCTTAGACCTCACTGGAATGGCCCACATAGCTGAAATTGTGCAAATTAACTTTGCAGGTTCTAGATGCACAAAGCAGTAGATACTGTTAACACCTTGCTTATgtgtattttgtttaaaatgtggCTTTGTGGACAATTTCATGATGATAACTGCCATTGATAGAAATGCAGATGCTAAAGAACAATGCAGAGTGCTTAGCACCAGTCAGAACTGCCTAAGCCAGTTATTTGTGCACGTTGTGTCATCCGCGGAACTTCCGATTTCTGCAggactggaaaaataaattataactTGTTCCCTGCACTGGTGGAAAGAACAGGAGAACATTCAGTACCCTCTGTGCCCATGAAAGCATTATTTATTAAGAAGCAGCTCCTATCTATTGATGTAGAAACTGgagatataaataaatacactaGATCATTTTCAGAGTTAAGAGTTTAGCGTCTCTTAACTGCAGTTCTTACACAAGTAGTCCAGTGACTCTAATGAGGCTTTTTGCATGCACTAAAATGTATCTGTTCATAACCTGAGCCCTAGCCATTATTCTGTAGCTCTCTGAAGGGTAAGTGAACTATCTTATTGTAGCTTCTAATAAGTTTTATTATCGTACAAACCTGTACAGAATTAAGATTTTATAAACGTTGTTAATTATGCGGTATGAATGAATTAAATTACTTGctctgaaaaacattttaatggaAGCAGTCACTTCCTtgtattttgacttttttttgtgtgttgagGCTTCAAACTACCCCTTTTGTCTTACTGTAGATTGTGTCTAGCAAGTAAATATTCAAAGATGGAAAGTCactgataaaaaaaattcctgaaatttcTTGCTCCTACTGTAGGCCTTGATTGTAAGGCAGCACAGAGTCATATGACTCTCACACCAGCTTGTATCAGGTTCTAATTCTACAGCCACACTGTGGGTGATGTATATGCCAGTAATGCTAATTACAACTAGCAAGACCACATTCCTTCCTTCAAAGAAAGAGAGGGACTAGGCAACTTATGAcccatttccattttaaatagATGCTATTTTCAGAAAAGCCTGGTAGGGCTGAAGCCCAGACTATCAGGTAGGTTTAGGAACGCAGTTCTCATACAGAAACTTCAGTTTGGGCTTGATAAAATGAAACTTTACCCCCAAGCAATTAAAACACCATGTTACAGTATTAGATGACAGTACAGTTGTGAGGGCAAAGGTTGGGTACAAAGCACTAATAAGCAAACTACTTTAGTgctaaaggatttttttttaaatttctttttaagtctAACAGTTAAAAAGCTTTCTTTGTCACTAATTTGCCGTCCCCATGCTGGCTGCCAGACTATTCACTGGCACTTCCAGAATTTCTGACAGTTTTACTATGGGAAGTTGACACCTCCTTACTGAACTGTCATTGTAGGCTTGGGCTTGGTATGTGGCATTTTGAGTATCGTTGAAGTAGTGACAGCTGACTTTCTTTTGTGCAAGTTTTAATAGTTTTCCATTCATCAGTGCTGTTCTGCAAAGAGTAAACTATAAACTATTGAATGCTCATCTAAATAAAATGACAGCATTTGCATTAGTTTCATAGATAACTGTGTTTCTAGTGCTTTGGTTTAAAAAGTAACTTCGGTGATAAAATACAGCACTGATGTGACTAGTTAAAGGCACATGCTCTATaaaattctctgcttttttccATGAACCTTTTCCAGTGAACATAAATTAATTATAGCACTTGTTGAATGTGATGTGATACCCCTTCAGTACAAAGGAGGAGTGgtttgaaggatttgggggtttAAAATAGTTCTAAGTGACAGACCAGTAATTTATGCAGCATACTGCTGAGATGCAGACTGCAGTGTGTGGAAAAGACACCTCTTTAATTTGATATTCTTGAGTGGGTACTCTTACTGACGTATAACTGCAGTTCACCTGTTTAGTGGAGTCTTGGTTTTGTTCATGAGACTTAATGTTGGTGGAATTTAAAACACATTCTAGATATTTATGTGTGCAAAATTTGATGCTCAcaactgttttcctttctaatGATTTCCTTAATCTTTACAGGTCTAGGAAAACAGGAGGATCTTTTCCCCTAACAAAATGGCAACAAAATCATCACTCCTTAAAGTAATACTGCTGGGAGATGGTGGAGTTGGGAAGAGTTCCCTCATGAACAGATATGTCACCAACAAGTTCGACGCGCAGCTGTTTCACACCATAGGTGTGGAATTCCTAAATAAAGAGCTGGAGGTGGATGGACACTTTGTTACCATGCAGATATGGGACACGGCAGGTCAGGAACGCTTCAGGAGCTTGCGGACTCCTTTCTATAGAGGTTCTGACTGTTGCCTGCTAACCTTCAGCGTGGATGACTCTCAAAGCTTCCAAAACTTAAGTAACTGGAAGAAAGAATTCATTTATTATGCAGATGTGAAGGAGCCTGAAAGTTTTCCATTTGTGATACTGGGTAACAAAGTTGATATCGATGAAAGGCAAGTATCTACAGAGGAAGCCCAAGACTGGTGCAGGAATAATGGCAACTATCCCTATTTTGAAACCAGTGCAAAAGATGCCACTAATGTTGCAGCAGCCTTTGAAGAAGCTGTTAGAAGAGTTCTAGCCTCTGAAGATAGATCAGATCACTTTATTCAAACAGATACGGTAAACCTTCATCGGAAACCGAAGCCCAGCTCATCTTGTTGTTGacttaaatttctttttgccAAATTACTGTTGACTAGCTTGCTCTGTAAAGGAATGGGGAAGGTGTAGTAGATAGAATAACAAATGGATTTCACTCTAATATTAAAATTGtaatattttgctgctttcatgggggagaaaaagaaaaatctccatTCATGAGTGACCCGTTATTGAATTAGTGATGCTTTCTGTTTAGGAAGacatcaaggaaaaaataatataagaATATAATTTGCCAACGTTATTCAAATgataaatatttgaatataaTTAAAACTTGAAAGTTCTAGAAGCACTACTTTGGAGAAGCTGTTCTGGAATTCAGGCACAAAGATACTTTTGTATGTgtatatttttatgaaattgGCATTCCACTTTTGCTTCATTAGATGTCAGTTTCTTAACAATGCTAGATATTAAACTTCAGTCTCATTACATTCCTTTTGCTGTGAGTGGTACTTCATCTCTAATCTGGTTATTATAAGTTAATATAAATTACATCCAGGTCTTCTAATTGCCTAATGTTACTGTAATTTGTGTAAGTTTGTAAGTAGGAATTAAATTTCCTACGTATTTAATGTCCATTTTCTCCCATATATTAATCTGATGCTGCACTAATTTCTCCAGTGGTTTAATGGAAAATACCgatcattttttaaattaatgtgtGTCCTTGCCTTAAGTCCATTCTGGCATGTTTCTGATCAATAAGGTGAAAAATCTGAGTAACTGAAATATAAccattttttgaaaaagaaatgctttattCAGTCAGCTTTAATAGCACTTGAAAGGATCCACATTGTGACAGTTTTTTAGGAAAACTTGTGTACAGCCTTAGAAGTTCCAAACTTCTTGTTTGTTACCCTGAGCTATGAATGTGTTTACCTGTAATATCTGCACTGTGATATTAAGGAATGGCAATACGTAGAGAACTCAGGAAGCTCTTGACTTACAGTAGATTTGATAGCTTTCAGTCCTAATACAGGTATATAACTATAGATAGTGTTTGAGCTGAATTTGATCATTATTAAAATTGCTATTTTAGGATATGGACTTGTACCTTTAAGAGATAATATCTTTTATATTACTGAATTAATTTCATAATTATGAACTGTATTTGTTGGACAGTATTTTGCTGTCAGGCAGACAAAACTTGCAGGTGTTTTTGAGGCTTTCAGCTGCAGTTTAAGTGGTAGAATACTTGTATGAGAAATGGTTATTGGCTCTCAGAGTAACCACTGTCCTTGCAGTAGCAAAATTGCTAGTGCAGTAGCAATTGCTTCCATCTGTAATTGACTGCTAACAGGCACACATGTGCACATGGTCTGAGAGGAAGTCTGATGCTGCAGGACAGGCCATGTTATTGATTAAACAACTGCTTTCTGTACAGAAACTTTTTTGTTTCAATGGAAAAGCATTTCTTGAAGAGTACATTACCAGCAAGCACTTTATCTTAAAAGTATCTGCTCAATCTGTACCAGGTGTAATTATTTGGAAGTAAAGCTTGCAAAAACAAATCCTTGTTGCTCTTAGTACACTTTTCTGAATGTATTTATTCTTGCTTGACCTGTCCAGGACAACTTTAGTCTGCAGATCTGCTACTCCTGCTTAAAACTTCCATCTTTTTATCTTTTGTACATTCCTAAGTCTGATTCATCATTGCAGTCCTGCATCTACACCAACAGAACTGTGTTTTAAAGTTCAGTCCCTGAGCAGTTAAATATAGGTTGAACTGCTACTTATGTTTAATTTCTAGTCAGTGAATGAAAAGATCTGTGAAGAAAATCTTAGCTAAATCCCTCTTAATCTTAggatgagagaggaaaaagcttCAGAAATTAAGATTGCTTGTGTTAGGGGCTACGAAGCTAGTGACATGAAATTGTTGTAAAAGCACTACCTTACTACTTAAAGCTTCCTTTAACATTCATTTTAGCAGAGATTAAGGTTGAAATAAAACAGGAACTGAAGATACTGTGACTAGAGTACTATAGATACCATTCAAGTAAGATTgctaaaagggaaaaatgaaggATGAGAACCACTGTCATCTTTCTTCTGTGCAGGCATCTGTGTTTCCCCATCTGTCCCCTTTCTATTTCACATCATGGTTACCAAGCCTCCATCTCAGAAGTAGGTTTAATAAAGTTAAAACATAATCCCATAGACGTGTATTACTcatgccctgggagctgctgtatCACAACTGCACACTCATCACAGAAGTGGCCAGTAAAGATAAACAGGTGTGGACATGCTTAGTAAATAAGACAGTATAGGAATTGGGCCAGGAATTGGTCTCAGAGGGAAACTACTTAGTGTCTACAGAATCCAAAATCTTTTGACAAGCACATATAGGTGACAGGTAGAAAATCATAATGCTTAATAATAAACATTAATTTCTGTACTTTGTAAAAGCTAGGTTTCATTCCAGATGGATGTAAGGTAGGCATTTGTGGCTTATGTTTCAATTCACTGATTTGTTTCAAGAGCTGACACACCTCAAATATTACAGTGTCCTGTTAGCAGTATGTGGAGCTCTGTAGATTGACAGAGCATACTGTGTAACATGTATGCAAAGTTCCAGGTGTCctttaaaatgaggaaaaagaacTATTGTGGGTTGCTGGGACTGCTGGAAGCTGTGCTTGTTAGAAAGCAGAATGGCAGGGGGCAGAAGCAGccacctggggacagctggcagCTTCTATCACAACAAACTGTATCAATGCTTACATAAGCTGCTTTAACAGCTGCCCCATACCTCATTTCTTCATTTAAGTCACCTGACAGGTTACCTAAACAGTAATAGAACCTTGTAGAAAGTGGAGTCTGAGTTGCATTTCCAGCCTGGATTTACTAAGGTTGCTTCATGTTAGCTTGTGCTAATGTTCTCATCTCCTTATGCTTGATTTTTGAATGACTTAGGTTAATTCTAATCCCTTTAACTCATAAACTTTTTATTGCCTTTATTGCATAATGCAGATTATCTCTGTTTTCTTGTACTGCAACAGACTTTATTTTGAATTCTTATTCTTAAGCTCCTGAGAGGGGGTAGGAACATAATCCTTGCAAAGGAGGTGTCTTTTCACTGAGAAACTGTTCTCTGAAGCATGCTGGAACTGCAGCCGTCAGGCCTAGAGCAGATTTGTGACTTTAGCTGACGACAAGATAATTTTCACCCATCACTTCAGCTAGTGGTCTTTCAGCTGACTGAGAAGAGTCACAAACTAAAACATAAACAAGTGTTTGTCCATGTACAGAGAACTTGGAGCTACCTCACCAAGGCCTTCAGGGTTCTGTCACAAGACAATGCCCCTGAACC
This window contains:
- the RAB9A gene encoding ras-related protein Rab-9A; this encodes MATKSSLLKVILLGDGGVGKSSLMNRYVTNKFDAQLFHTIGVEFLNKELEVDGHFVTMQIWDTAGQERFRSLRTPFYRGSDCCLLTFSVDDSQSFQNLSNWKKEFIYYADVKEPESFPFVILGNKVDIDERQVSTEEAQDWCRNNGNYPYFETSAKDATNVAAAFEEAVRRVLASEDRSDHFIQTDTVNLHRKPKPSSSCC